A region of Antedon mediterranea chromosome 8, ecAntMedi1.1, whole genome shotgun sequence DNA encodes the following proteins:
- the LOC140057306 gene encoding uncharacterized protein, with product MATSGETETLLRHRSSTSSEQKEDKMHWTDDEGDSDFDDPSLPYGGKVFLARKKKPDTLLVRFIEMCVIVGLVLFVYYSYYHFENLRFHVNHAYAHIGHTHAMHLVGQRYLDGIGIDKDHSQAMRWFRYAADRNHPHAAHNLAVAHLQGYSTDIKDKEEAKQLLEFAAGKGVKESKDALRKLCQFGNC from the exons ATGGCGACAAGTGGAGAAACAGAAACGCTTCTGCGGCACCGTTCTTCAACAAGTAGTGAACAAAAAGAAGACAAAATGCATTGGACCGACGATGAAGGTGATTCTGATTTTGATGACCCAAGTTTACCGTATGGAGGAAAAGTTTTTCTGGCCAGAAAAAAGAAACCAGACACACTGTTGGTCCGATTTATCGAG ATGTGTGTTATTGTGGGTTTAGTCCTGTTTGTCTACTACTCCTACTATCATTTTGAGAACCTGAGATTTCATGTGAACCACGCCTATGCTCACATCGGCCACACCCATGCTATGCATCTGGTTGGACAACGCTACTTGGATGGCATCGGAATTGATAAGGATCACAGCCAGGCCATGAGATGGTTTAG GTATGCTGCAGATCGTAATCACCCGCATGCTGCTCACAACCTCGCTGTCGCCCATCTGCAAGGTTACTCAACAGACATCAAAGATAAAGa AGAAGCGAAGCAGTTGCTGGAATTTGCAGCCGGCAAAGGTGTTAAAGAATCAAAAGATGCCTTGAGAAAGTTGTGTCAATTTGGTAACTGTTAG
- the LOC140057611 gene encoding putative adhesion G protein-coupled receptor E4P, with protein MGSHTHTELVICCSHHITWFTLGRTATNHTSCNVRLWSAEGCLTLYENDDHTINDVTCKCNHLTSFVILMKPNYKTNEERVLSVLTNFALGISSFFLIVTLITITIIKFVVDWHVKSLLASLHYSLTVVFFWMLIMSTDIYIKIKHSFMDHEKRFVYCRYIGWIAPGLVVLITACVTRHHYASDKCWLEIESGAIWSFTAFVCIVILIVLVQMIIVGFLIYKKTKLNSRIKTTMKLTG; from the exons ATGGGTTCACACACACATACTGAGTTGGTGATTTGCTGCTCTCACCATATAACTTGGTTCACACTTGGACGCACCGCAACCAATCACACGTCATGTAATGTCAG GTTATGGTCAGCGGAAGGCTGTTTAACGTTATACGAGAACGACGATCACACCATTAATGACGTGACATGTAAATGCAATCATCTGACGTCATTTGTGATACTCATGAAGCCGAATTAT AAAACCAACGAGGAGCGAGTTCTATCTGTTCTCACAAACTTCGCTCTAGGAATATCCAGTTTTTTCCTGATCGTTACCCTTATAACAATAACCATTATCAA atTCGTAGTAGATTGGCATGTGAAGTCATTGCTGGCCAGTCTGCACTACAGTCTAACGGTAGTGTTCTTCTGGATGCTGATCATGTCAACAGATATCTACATAAAGATTAAACACTCATTTATGGATCATGAAAAGCGATTTGTTTACTGCCGTTACATCGGTTGGATTGCACCCGGTCTTGTTGTCTTGATAACTGCGTGTGTGACAAGACATCACTACGCGTCGGataa ATGCTGGTTAGAGATTGAATCGGGCGCAATTTGGTCGTTCACGGCGTTTGTCTGCATTGTAATCCTG ATCGTTCTTGTACAAATGATTATAGTTGGctttttaatttacaagaaGACTAAACTAAACTCCCGAATCAAAACAACCATGAAACTAACAGGCTGA
- the LOC140056582 gene encoding uncharacterized protein has translation MDYNSANVIISTNQISVNVSEVPESGEIEQSVSNSPTNQQKVFLNLDVGATTRIRRKSAPSLTSIQESPIETKLWKPLLFADDINRPPTPTTSKNFLSRPSNVRLRRGSCPAILEPIKEGLFSEEDIQATVRAASLSPNLNRQRRKSSADQPQGTFSEFQYRVRSNSSPVSMESKPLLAVETFYPRPRRNSLGCSTLDELKGQYKLLDSRSKVQEEDVNLDSSSACTFKVLEPPSLAAMTLSGSV, from the coding sequence ATGGATTATAATAGCGCGAACGTCATTATTTCTACTAACCAAATCAGCGTTAATGTTTCAGAAGTTCCTGAATCCGGTGAGATCGAGCAATCGGTATCTAACAGTCCCACAAACCAACAgaaagtgtttttaaatttagatgTTGGAGCCACTACACGAATCCGACGTAAAAGTGCTCCGTCTCTTACCAGTATTCAAGAATCACCAATAGAAACAAAATTGTGGAAACCTTTACTTTTTGCAGATGACATCAATAGACCACCAACACCGACTACAAGTAAGAACTTCCTTTCACGACCTTCAAATGTACGACTCCGAAGAGGATCGTGTCCGGCTATTCTAGAACCAATCAAAGAGGGACTTTTCAGTGAAGAAGACATACAAGCGACTGTTAGAGCTGCTAGTCTGTCACCAAATCTTAACCGACAACGGCGAAAGAGCAGCGCGGATCAACCACAGGGAACGTTCTCCGAGTTTCAATATCGCGTACGAAGCAACTCCTCACCAGTTTCAATGGAATCGAAACCATTGCTCGCGGTGGAAACATTTTATCCCAGGCCTAGGCGAAACAGTTTAGGATGTTCCACATTGGATGAACTTAAAGGTCAATATAAACTTTTAGATTCCCGATCGAAGGTACAAGAAGAAGACGTCAATTTAGACAGTTCTTCTGCCTGTACTTTCAAAGTGTTAGAACCACCATCACTAGCAGCAATGACGCTATCGGGGTCTGTATAg